In Calonectris borealis chromosome 22, bCalBor7.hap1.2, whole genome shotgun sequence, one genomic interval encodes:
- the ETV4 gene encoding ETS translocation variant 4, which produces MKGYLDQQVPFTFPQPAGQAAPGGGALMGARKRPGDPGLPPAQDSEDLFQDLSPFQETWLTEGRLLPLALFCFCAADFSTQVPDSDEQFVPDFHSENLAFHSPPAKIKKEPQSPSSDPTLSCNHKQPFQYHNGEQCLYASAYDQPRQVGIKSPNPGTPIESPLQQFPRQDRSFLTPAGPPHPTYSCGYLNENSSAYQPPVEMCHSFPSSQGMAQEDPIAYQCQMSKPCLQYPHQGFKQEYHDPRYEQANQAGSSRQYPAAVVIKQEQVDYMYDSDVPGCPSTYINVESYPSHSNTEDSLGCSYEKQMRSFTDDVCVVPEKFEAGDIKQEAGGYREGPPYQRRGSLQLWQFLVALLDDPTNSHFIAWTGRGMEFKLIEPEEVARLWGIQKNRPAMNYDKLSRSLRYYYEKGIMQKVAGERYVYKFVCEPEALFSLAFPDNQRPTLKAEFDRQISEEDTVPLSHLDENVTYLPDLGSLPPQLYSKGYTY; this is translated from the exons ATGAAGGGGTACCTGGACCAGCAGGTGCCGTTCACTTTCCCGCAG CCTGCGGGCCAGGCGGCTCCCGGTGGCGGAGCGCTGATGGGCGCCAGGAAGAGACCCGGGGACCCGGGCTTGCCGCCGGCGCAGGATTCGGAAG ACCTCTTCCAGGACTTGAGCCCGTTCCAGGAGACTTGGCTGACAGAAGGTAGGCTCCTTCCCCtcgctctgttttgtttt TGTGCAGCTGACTTTTCAA CTCAGGTTCCAGACAGTGATGAGCAATTTGTGCCTGACTTTCATTCAGAAAACT TAGCTTTTCACAGTCCTCCTGCTAAGATTAAAAAGGAGCCGCAGAGTCCCTCCTCGGACCCCACACTGTCCTGTAACCATAAGCAGCCATTCCAGTACCACAATGGCGAGCAGTGCCTTTATGCCAG TGCCTATGATCAACCCAGACAAGTTGGAATCAAGTCCCCCAACCCAGGAACCCCGATAGAGTCACCGCTCCAACAGTTCCCTAGACAGGACAGGAGCTTCCTGACCCCTGCGGGGCCACCCCACCCCACATACAGCTGTGGATACCTCAACGAAAACAG CTCTGCGTACCAGCCACCTGTGGAGATGTGccattccttcccctcctcccagggCATGGCCCAGGAAGACCCCATTGCCTACCAGTGCCAGATGTCCAAGCCCTGCCTCCAGTACCCTCATCAGGGCTTCAAACAGGAGTACCATGACCCGCGGTATGAGCAAGCAAACCAGGCGGGCAGCAGCCGTCAGTACCCAGCAGCTGTAGTGATCAAGCAGGAGCAGGTGGACTACATGTATGACTCAG ATGTTCCTGGCTGTCCTTCCACGTACATAAATGTTGAAAGTTATCCAAGCCATTCAAATACAGAAGATTCATTAG gCTGCAGCTATGAAAAGCAGATGAGGTCCTTTACTGATGATGTCTGTGTTGTTCCAGAAAAATTTGAAG CAGGAGACATCAAGCAGGAAGCCGGAGGGTACCGGGAAGGACCTCCATACCAGAGACGGGGATCTCTTCAGCTCTGGCAATTTCTTGTGGCTTTACTGGACGATCCGACCAATTCCCACTTCATTGCCTGGACTGGTAGAGGGATGGAGTTCAAGCTCATTGAGCCAGAAGAG GTAGCCAGGCTGTGGGGTATCCAAAAGAACCGTCCAGCCATGAACTATGACAAGCTGAGCCGATCCCTTCGCTACTATTATGAGAAAGGCATCATGCAGAAG GTGGCTGGAGAGCGCTACGTGTACAAGTTTGTGTGTGAGCCTGAAGCCTTGTTCTCTCTGGCCTTCCCTGATAATCAGCGGCCAACTCTAAAGGCAGAGTTTGACCGGCAGATCAGTGAGGAGGACACAGTGCCTCTTTCTCACCTGGATGAGAATGTCACTTATCTGCCGGACCTTGGGAGCCTCCCTCCACAGCTTTACAGCAAAGGCTACACGTACTAG